The genomic segment ATATTTAACTCGCGTGCAAGCTTGGTGTTAGTCTCAACGATTGGCCCGACAGTATCTGAAGAGCTCGCACTTGATTAAACCTACCATGTCGCGTCGGCAGGCAATAAAACAAGTTTGCGCGCCAGGTCAACCCTTTGAACTGAAAGCCACCCATATCCGCGGGAAATCCTGCAGAGTTTTCGTCAACGCACCTTTGACGATGCACGATCTGATTTTTGAGAATCAAAGCGACCTTGATTTTCTCATCTATGAAGACGAGCGCTTGAGTTACGAGACGGTTTATCACCATGCGACCGCACTCGCGGCAGCGCTGAGTTCAGAGTACGGAGTGGGGAAGGGTGATCGTGTTTTTATTGCGATGCGCAACTATCCCGAATGGGTTATATCCTTGTTTGCAATCGCATCGATTGGGGCGATAGCTGTTCCTGTGAATGCTTGGTGGAATCGGAATGAACTCGACTTTAGCTTGTCCGACTGTGAGCCGAGAGTTGTTATTGCTGACGAAGAGCGAGTAGCTCAGCTCGCGGATTGCGACCACATCGCGAGCGAGACTAAGGTGATTAGGGTCCGCGCGCCGAAGCATCCGAAGCTATCAAGTACTACCTGGGAGGCAACTATCGCGGCCCACGCTGGATCTACTATGCCGGAAGCCGGCGTCGAGCCTGATGACGACGCGATCATTCTCTACACGTCTGGTTCCACTGGTCACCCAAAAGGAGTTGTGTCATCACATCGCAGTATTCTTCATGCACTGCTGTCCTGGGAGCTTGACTGGGAGTTACGTTCGCACATGGGCATCTATGAACTACAAGAGCCCCCCCATCAAGGCGGTATGCTTTTGGCTACGCCACTATTCCATGTTGCTGCGTGTCACGCAGCGATGCTCTCATGTGTCCGAGTGCAGCGAAAGGTCGTCTGCATGTACAAATGGGATGCCGAGCTCGCAATGGAACTCATTGAGCGCGAGCGCCTAACCAGCCTCCTTGCAACACCTGCTATTTCTGGTGACTTGGTTCGAGCGGCAAAAAAAACAGATCACAACTTATCCAGCCTACTTGTAGTTGGCGGCGGCGGTGCGCCAAGACCACCCGAGCAGGTTCGTGAAATT from the Flavobacteriales bacterium TMED191 genome contains:
- a CDS encoding fatty acid--CoA ligase produces the protein MSRRQAIKQVCAPGQPFELKATHIRGKSCRVFVNAPLTMHDLIFENQSDLDFLIYEDERLSYETVYHHATALAAALSSEYGVGKGDRVFIAMRNYPEWVISLFAIASIGAIAVPVNAWWNRNELDFSLSDCEPRVVIADEERVAQLADCDHIASETKVIRVRAPKHPKLSSTTWEATIAAHAGSTMPEAGVEPDDDAIILYTSGSTGHPKGVVSSHRSILHALLSWELDWELRSHMGIYELQEPPHQGGMLLATPLFHVAACHAAMLSCVRVQRKVVCMYKWDAELAMELIERERLTSLLATPAISGDLVRAAKKTDHNLSSLLVVGGGGAPRPPEQVREIDQLTHDVVPSTGWGMTETNAIGAGIAASDYLERPTSSGQCSAVLDFRIVDEAGMELAAGERGELQV